One stretch of Oncorhynchus gorbuscha isolate QuinsamMale2020 ecotype Even-year linkage group LG21, OgorEven_v1.0, whole genome shotgun sequence DNA includes these proteins:
- the LOC124007958 gene encoding sentrin-specific protease 7-like isoform X1, with amino-acid sequence MRSWGAKKRLEKRGNSSLVVLSSEDEEDMDDEEECPKLKTPQHSPRQGQPTPEEHVPKQAGEKVTGSQSVSEHQPGSTQPLPPIMELSFSTLHAGVVRAQANGNLVVTDDGITLPLKDSRVSSEEEGGVSVSLVASQLRGYAVWDGGLAQDGSLFQGCPGRAAPSLLFLWVSEAQANLVQTELSALHPVTLPGQACPFLLLVLREQLGDLQAALLASMLDVEAFRQGRSYDLKSPLSWADGLALIHSCPQDAHLLTLLGQSLVADPGLGTAKGSPSRTRGNHRSREPCSRLKGLLPTRLIQYPPLPSKGGITVTTEDLDCLDSGQFLNDVIIDFYLKYLLLERAPGPLAERCHVFSSFFYKQLTRRDTSLEEEAAIPARDRRHQRVRTWTRHVDIFNKDYLFVPVNHKAHWYLVVICFPGLEQAQHEEWSSPAGVEANGGKRKCQPQASTGPSPEASNPKLQNGAGGASGKPTLKPHNPPACTQDGCQRETIIKKPCILIMDSLKISYHESIYKLLRDYLHVEWEVRRGTRRDFTVDSMKASHCTVPLQDNSSDCGLYLLQYAESFLQNPVVHFDLPLRLERWFPRQQVWRKREEIRSLVMELHGCRGNGGSSCR; translated from the exons ATGAGGAGCTGGGGAGCCAAGAAGCGGTTGGAAAAGAGAGGAAACTCAAGCTTGG ttgTGCTTTCcagtgaggatgaggaggacatGGATGATGAAGAAGAGTGCCCCAAGCTGAAGACCCCACAACATAGCCCCAGGCAAGGCCAACCCACCCCAGAAGAACATGTACCCAAACAG GCTGGAGAGAAGGTCACGGGGTCACAGAGCGTATCGGAGCACCAACCTGGCAGCACACAGCCGCTGCCTCCTATCATGGAACTGTCCTTCTCTACACTGCACGCTGGGGTGGTCCGAGCGCAGGCCAATGGAAACCTGGTG GTAACAGATGATGGCATCACTCTACCGCTGAAAG ATTCCAGGGTGTCATccgaggaggaggggggggtgtcgGTGAGCCTGGTGGCATCCCAGCTCAGAGGGTACGCGGTGTGGGACGGGGGTCTAGCCCAAGACGGGAGTCTCTTCCAGGGTTGTCCCGGCCGAGCGGCCCCCTCCCTGCTCTTCCTCTGGGTGTCTGAGGCTCAGGCCAACCTGGTACAGACAGAGCTCTCAGCCCTCCACCCCGTTACACTGCCTG GTCAGGCCTGTCCATTCCTCCTCCTGGTCCTAAGAGAACAGCTGGGTGATCTGCAGGCTGCTCTGCTAGCCTCCATGCTGGATGTAGAGGCCTTCCGTCAGGGCCGCTCCTACGACCTGAAGAGTCCCCTGTCCTGGGCAGACGGCCTGGCACTGATACACAGCTGTCCCCAGGACGCCCACCTCCTCACCCTGCTGGGGCAGAGCCTGGTGGCAGACCCCGGCCTGGGGACAGCAAAG GGGAGCCCCAGTCGGACCAGAGGGAACCACAGAAGCAGAGAGCCCTGCTCCAGACTCAAGGGCCTGCTGCCCACCAG GTTGATCCAGTACCCACCACTCCCTTCTAAAGGAGGAATCACCGTGACAACAGAGGACCTAGACTGTCTGGACAGTGGCCAGTTCCTCAATGATGTCATCATTGACTTCTACCTTAA GTATCTTCTCCTGGAGCGGGCCCCGGGGCCCCTGGCAGAGAGATGTCATGTCTTCAGCAGCTTCTTCTACAAGCAGCTGACCCGCCGGGACACGTCCCTGGAGGAGGAGGCTGCCATCCC gGCCAGGGACAGGAGACACCAGAGGGTGAGGACGTGGACCCGCCATGTTGACATCTTCAACAAGGACTACCTGTTTGTGCCGGTCAATCACAA AGCCCACTGGTACCTTGTGGTGATCTGTTTCCCTGGCCTGGAGCAGGCCCAGCATGAGGAGTGGTCCAGCCCAGCTGGAGTGGAGGCCAACGGGGGGAAGAGGAAATGCCAGCCCCAGGCTTCAACTGGGCCTTCTCCAGAGGCCAGCAACCCCAAACTGCAGAACGGAGCAG GGGGAGCCAGTGGGAAACCTACATTGAAGCCCCACAACCCACCA GCATGTACCCAAGATGGTTGTCAGAGGGAGACCATCATTAAGAA ACCCTGCATTCTCATCATGGACTCCCTGAAGATCTCTTACCATGAGAGCATCTATAAGCTCTTGCGGGA TTACCTACATGTAGAGTGGGAGGTGCGTAGAGGAACACGCAGAGACTTCACTGTAGACAGTATGAAGGCTTCCCACTGTACAGTCCCTCTACAGGACAACAGCAGCGACTGTGGCCTCTACCTCCTGCAGTACGCGGAGAGCTTTCTGCAG AACCCAGTGGTGCACTTTGACCTCCCCCTGCGTTTGGAGCGCTGGTTTCCACGGCAACAggtgtggaggaagagggaggagatccGAAGCCTGGTGATGGAGCTGCACGGTTGCCGGGGCAACGGCGGGAGCAGCTGCAGGTAG
- the LOC124007958 gene encoding sentrin-specific protease 7-like isoform X2, translating to MRSWGAKKRLEKRGNSSLVVLSSEDEEDMDDEEECPKLKTPQHSPRQGQPTPEEHVPKQAGEKVTGSQSVSEHQPGSTQPLPPIMELSFSTLHAGVVRAQANGNLVVTDDGITLPLKDSRVSSEEEGGVSVSLVASQLRGYAVWDGGLAQDGSLFQGCPGRAAPSLLFLWVSEAQANLVQTELSALHPVTLPGQACPFLLLVLREQLGDLQAALLASMLDVEAFRQGRSYDLKSPLSWADGLALIHSCPQDAHLLTLLGQSLVADPGLGTAKGSPSRTRGNHRSREPCSRLKGLLPTRLIQYPPLPSKGGITVTTEDLDCLDSGQFLNDVIIDFYLKYLLLERAPGPLAERCHVFSSFFYKQLTRRDTSLEEEAAIPARDRRHQRVRTWTRHVDIFNKDYLFVPVNHKAHWYLVVICFPGLEQAQHEEWSSPAGVEANGGKRKCQPQASTGPSPEASNPKLQNGAGGASGKPTLKPHNPPACTQDGCQRETIIKKPCILIMDSLKISYHESIYKLLRE from the exons ATGAGGAGCTGGGGAGCCAAGAAGCGGTTGGAAAAGAGAGGAAACTCAAGCTTGG ttgTGCTTTCcagtgaggatgaggaggacatGGATGATGAAGAAGAGTGCCCCAAGCTGAAGACCCCACAACATAGCCCCAGGCAAGGCCAACCCACCCCAGAAGAACATGTACCCAAACAG GCTGGAGAGAAGGTCACGGGGTCACAGAGCGTATCGGAGCACCAACCTGGCAGCACACAGCCGCTGCCTCCTATCATGGAACTGTCCTTCTCTACACTGCACGCTGGGGTGGTCCGAGCGCAGGCCAATGGAAACCTGGTG GTAACAGATGATGGCATCACTCTACCGCTGAAAG ATTCCAGGGTGTCATccgaggaggaggggggggtgtcgGTGAGCCTGGTGGCATCCCAGCTCAGAGGGTACGCGGTGTGGGACGGGGGTCTAGCCCAAGACGGGAGTCTCTTCCAGGGTTGTCCCGGCCGAGCGGCCCCCTCCCTGCTCTTCCTCTGGGTGTCTGAGGCTCAGGCCAACCTGGTACAGACAGAGCTCTCAGCCCTCCACCCCGTTACACTGCCTG GTCAGGCCTGTCCATTCCTCCTCCTGGTCCTAAGAGAACAGCTGGGTGATCTGCAGGCTGCTCTGCTAGCCTCCATGCTGGATGTAGAGGCCTTCCGTCAGGGCCGCTCCTACGACCTGAAGAGTCCCCTGTCCTGGGCAGACGGCCTGGCACTGATACACAGCTGTCCCCAGGACGCCCACCTCCTCACCCTGCTGGGGCAGAGCCTGGTGGCAGACCCCGGCCTGGGGACAGCAAAG GGGAGCCCCAGTCGGACCAGAGGGAACCACAGAAGCAGAGAGCCCTGCTCCAGACTCAAGGGCCTGCTGCCCACCAG GTTGATCCAGTACCCACCACTCCCTTCTAAAGGAGGAATCACCGTGACAACAGAGGACCTAGACTGTCTGGACAGTGGCCAGTTCCTCAATGATGTCATCATTGACTTCTACCTTAA GTATCTTCTCCTGGAGCGGGCCCCGGGGCCCCTGGCAGAGAGATGTCATGTCTTCAGCAGCTTCTTCTACAAGCAGCTGACCCGCCGGGACACGTCCCTGGAGGAGGAGGCTGCCATCCC gGCCAGGGACAGGAGACACCAGAGGGTGAGGACGTGGACCCGCCATGTTGACATCTTCAACAAGGACTACCTGTTTGTGCCGGTCAATCACAA AGCCCACTGGTACCTTGTGGTGATCTGTTTCCCTGGCCTGGAGCAGGCCCAGCATGAGGAGTGGTCCAGCCCAGCTGGAGTGGAGGCCAACGGGGGGAAGAGGAAATGCCAGCCCCAGGCTTCAACTGGGCCTTCTCCAGAGGCCAGCAACCCCAAACTGCAGAACGGAGCAG GGGGAGCCAGTGGGAAACCTACATTGAAGCCCCACAACCCACCA GCATGTACCCAAGATGGTTGTCAGAGGGAGACCATCATTAAGAA ACCCTGCATTCTCATCATGGACTCCCTGAAGATCTCTTACCATGAGAGCATCTATAAGCTCTTGCGGGAGTGa